Proteins co-encoded in one Cytobacillus sp. NJ13 genomic window:
- a CDS encoding aminopeptidase, with translation MSQFQTNLEKYAELAVKVGVNVQKGQTLVINTTLDAAELVRKIVKKAYEAGAHNVVVNWSDDAVTRTKYDLAPDESFSEYPEWRAKEVEDLAEKGAAFMSIVSASPDLLKGVKSERISSFQKAAGMALAKYRKFIQSDKVSWTVIAAPSQAWANMVFPDAPEESREEMLWEAIFKATRADLDNPVEAWKKHDETLHEKVDYLNSKRYQKLHYKAPGTDLTIELPKGHLWVGAGSVNEQGHEFMANMPTEEVFTVPYKTGVNGTVSSTKPLSYGGNIIDKFSLTFENGRINDVKAEEGEEILKQLVETDEGSHYLGEVALVPFNSPISQSNLLFYNTLFDENASNHLAIGSAYAFCIEGGKKMSSEELAENGLNESLTHVDFMIGSAEMDIDGITEDGKAEPVFRKGDWAF, from the coding sequence ATGAGTCAATTTCAAACGAATTTAGAGAAATACGCGGAGCTTGCCGTAAAGGTCGGCGTAAATGTACAAAAAGGACAGACGCTTGTTATTAATACAACCCTTGATGCAGCTGAACTGGTTCGTAAAATTGTTAAAAAGGCCTATGAAGCAGGAGCTCATAACGTAGTTGTGAACTGGAGCGATGATGCGGTCACACGCACAAAGTACGATTTAGCACCGGATGAGTCTTTCTCCGAATACCCGGAATGGCGTGCGAAGGAAGTCGAAGATTTAGCTGAAAAGGGTGCGGCATTCATGTCAATCGTTTCAGCAAGCCCTGATTTGCTGAAAGGCGTGAAATCAGAACGAATCTCAAGCTTCCAGAAAGCTGCCGGAATGGCGCTTGCAAAATACCGCAAATTCATCCAGTCCGATAAAGTAAGCTGGACAGTCATTGCAGCTCCATCTCAAGCCTGGGCAAACATGGTATTCCCTGACGCACCGGAAGAATCCCGTGAGGAAATGCTTTGGGAAGCTATTTTCAAAGCAACTCGCGCCGATTTGGATAACCCGGTTGAAGCCTGGAAAAAGCATGATGAAACACTCCATGAAAAAGTGGATTACTTGAACAGCAAGCGATATCAGAAGCTTCATTATAAAGCTCCAGGTACGGACCTGACAATCGAGCTTCCAAAAGGCCACTTATGGGTCGGGGCAGGCAGCGTTAATGAACAGGGACATGAATTCATGGCTAACATGCCAACTGAAGAAGTATTTACGGTACCTTACAAGACAGGAGTCAACGGCACGGTTTCCAGCACAAAGCCTTTAAGCTATGGCGGAAATATCATCGATAAATTCAGCCTGACCTTTGAAAACGGCCGCATTAACGATGTGAAAGCAGAAGAAGGAGAAGAGATTCTTAAGCAGCTTGTTGAGACAGATGAAGGCTCCCACTACCTTGGTGAAGTGGCCCTGGTTCCTTTCAACTCGCCAATTTCGCAGTCCAATCTGCTTTTCTATAATACTTTATTTGATGAAAATGCTTCAAACCACCTTGCCATTGGCAGTGCGTATGCATTCTGCATTGAAGGCGGCAAGAAAATGTCCAGTGAAGAACTGGCTGAAAACGGGCTGAACGAAAGTTTAACACATGTTGACTTCATGATTGGTTCCGCAGAAATGGATATCGACGGAATCACTGAAGACGGCAAGGCTGAACCAGTATTCAGGAAAGGTGATTGGGCATTTTAA
- the panF gene encoding sodium/pantothenate symporter, with the protein MNWQVIAPLLIFLIIIFLVGLWSSRKIDTGSSFLQDYFLGGRQLGGFILAMTMIATYGSASSFIGGPGVAYTQGLGWVLLAMSQVVTGYFVLMVLGKKFAITARKYNAVTLIDFLKERYNSRWVVWLSSLSIIIFLFSAMAAQWVGGARLIESLTGLSYLSALFIFAASVMVYVVIGGFRAVAVTDAVQGGIMFIGTLILLIAVIVAGGGIPNIITDLSSENPNLITPFGFDGGLTPLYVSSFWILVGVGVVGLPQVAVRAMSYKNARAMHRAIIIGTIVVGFIMLGMHLIGVFARPILPGIEVGDKVMPMIAMEVLPPWLAGIVLAAPMAAIMSTVDSLLLLVSSAIVKDVYINYIKPDAKEAAIKKLSFAVTALLGILVCIMALSPPDLLIWLNLFSFGGLEAAFIWPVVLGLYWDKGNRYGAVASMISGTASYILFHTFYPNALGMNTVVLPIALSLAAYVTVSLITEKSASAAAEI; encoded by the coding sequence ATGAACTGGCAGGTTATTGCTCCTCTTCTCATTTTTTTAATCATTATTTTTCTCGTCGGCTTATGGTCCAGCAGAAAGATTGATACCGGCAGTTCGTTCCTGCAGGATTACTTTCTTGGAGGAAGGCAGCTGGGCGGTTTTATTCTGGCTATGACCATGATTGCAACCTACGGAAGTGCCAGCAGTTTCATTGGAGGGCCGGGCGTTGCATACACACAGGGGCTTGGCTGGGTGCTGCTTGCGATGTCACAGGTTGTCACTGGTTATTTCGTTCTCATGGTTCTGGGGAAAAAGTTTGCAATCACAGCAAGAAAGTATAATGCTGTGACGCTCATCGATTTTCTAAAAGAAAGATATAACAGCAGATGGGTCGTCTGGCTATCCTCTCTCAGCATCATTATTTTCCTGTTTTCTGCCATGGCTGCCCAATGGGTTGGCGGAGCAAGATTAATTGAGTCACTGACAGGATTAAGTTATTTATCTGCTTTATTCATTTTTGCAGCTTCCGTTATGGTCTACGTGGTGATCGGCGGCTTCCGTGCTGTTGCCGTAACGGATGCCGTACAAGGGGGAATCATGTTCATCGGCACCCTGATCCTTCTGATTGCTGTTATTGTGGCAGGTGGGGGAATACCGAATATTATCACTGACCTGTCTTCAGAAAACCCGAATCTGATTACACCGTTTGGTTTTGATGGCGGATTGACTCCTTTATATGTGTCCTCATTCTGGATATTGGTGGGAGTTGGAGTTGTGGGCCTTCCTCAGGTTGCGGTGAGAGCCATGTCCTACAAAAATGCCAGAGCCATGCATAGGGCAATTATAATTGGAACTATAGTGGTCGGCTTTATCATGCTTGGCATGCATTTAATTGGCGTTTTTGCCCGGCCTATTCTTCCAGGGATTGAAGTGGGGGATAAAGTCATGCCGATGATTGCCATGGAAGTGCTTCCTCCTTGGCTGGCGGGAATTGTACTGGCAGCACCGATGGCTGCCATCATGTCAACAGTGGATTCCCTGCTCCTTCTGGTCAGTTCGGCGATTGTGAAAGATGTCTATATTAATTACATTAAGCCTGATGCCAAAGAAGCTGCCATCAAGAAACTGAGTTTTGCGGTTACGGCCCTGCTTGGGATTCTGGTTTGCATCATGGCTCTCAGTCCGCCCGATTTGCTGATCTGGCTGAATCTCTTTTCTTTTGGGGGACTGGAAGCAGCCTTCATATGGCCTGTTGTGCTGGGCCTTTATTGGGATAAGGGAAATAGATATGGTGCAGTGGCCTCGATGATATCCGGAACGGCCTCATATATTTTATTCCATACTTTTTATCCAAATGCATTGGGCATGAATACAGTCGTATTGCCTATTGCTTTGTCACTGGCGGCTTATGTAACTGTAAGTCTAATTACCGAAAAATCAGCATCTGCAGCAGCAGAAATTTAA
- a CDS encoding YhdT family protein — MKKGIHKKDPRFKIAEREAWIGMGLVLFNFLWWYGFAYGMGSGPAGEYTYIMGLPAWFFWSCVAGFAVMVILVTAAVIFLFKEVPFEENEDGGESE; from the coding sequence ATGAAGAAAGGCATACATAAAAAAGATCCGCGCTTTAAAATTGCAGAGAGAGAGGCATGGATTGGCATGGGTCTCGTACTCTTCAATTTTCTTTGGTGGTATGGGTTTGCCTATGGGATGGGGTCTGGGCCTGCTGGTGAGTATACATATATTATGGGATTGCCTGCCTGGTTTTTCTGGAGCTGCGTGGCAGGGTTTGCTGTAATGGTGATTCTGGTAACAGCAGCTGTTATATTTCTGTTTAAAGAAGTTCCTTTCGAAGAAAATGAAGATGGGGGAGAATCCGAATGA
- the queF gene encoding preQ(1) synthase: MSGRKDEELTDITLLGNQGTSYLFEYSPEILEAFDNKHPNRDYFVKFNCPEFTSLCPKTGQPDFATIYISYIPDQKMVESKSLKLYLFSFRNHGDFHEDCMNIIMNDLIELMDPRYIEVWGKFTPRGGISIDPYCNYGKPGTKYEKMADYRLMNHDLYPETIDNR, from the coding sequence ATGTCAGGAAGAAAAGATGAGGAATTAACGGATATTACACTATTGGGAAATCAGGGTACAAGCTATCTTTTTGAATACTCGCCTGAGATTCTGGAGGCTTTTGACAATAAGCATCCAAACCGCGATTATTTTGTAAAGTTTAACTGTCCTGAGTTTACGAGTCTTTGCCCGAAAACGGGACAGCCGGATTTTGCGACCATCTATATCAGCTATATTCCGGATCAGAAAATGGTAGAGAGCAAGTCATTAAAGCTATATCTTTTCAGCTTTAGAAATCATGGCGATTTCCATGAGGACTGCATGAACATCATTATGAACGATCTTATTGAATTAATGGATCCACGCTATATTGAGGTTTGGGGCAAATTTACGCCTCGTGGCGGAATCTCCATCGATCCATATTGCAACTACGGAAAGCCGGGGACGAAATATGAAAAAATGGCAGATTACCGTTTGATGAACCATGACCTTTACCCGGAGACAATTGACAATCGTTAA
- the mscL gene encoding large conductance mechanosensitive channel protein MscL yields the protein MWNEFKKFALKGNVLDLAVGVVIGAAFGKIVSSLVDDIIMPLVGLLMGGVDFTDLMVKVGGAKIKYGLFIQNVVDFFIVAFSIFIFIRIINNRFKKKEEAAPAPAVDKNVELLTEIRDLLKTK from the coding sequence ATGTGGAATGAGTTTAAAAAATTCGCCCTAAAGGGAAATGTCCTTGACTTGGCTGTAGGGGTTGTTATCGGAGCTGCCTTCGGAAAGATTGTATCTTCTCTTGTTGATGATATTATCATGCCGCTTGTCGGATTGCTGATGGGAGGAGTTGACTTTACAGACCTGATGGTAAAAGTCGGCGGAGCAAAGATCAAATACGGTTTATTCATACAAAATGTGGTTGATTTCTTCATCGTGGCATTCTCGATTTTCATCTTTATCAGGATTATCAACAATCGTTTCAAAAAGAAAGAAGAAGCAGCGCCTGCACCAGCTGTGGATAAAAATGTTGAGCTTTTAACTGAAATAAGAGACCTTTTAAAAACTAAATAA
- a CDS encoding Bax inhibitor-1/YccA family protein, with protein sequence MYVQHTANNSYLPSVLRAFALSLGIAFIGTMAGVFIPPALFLPLMILELGMLLFAFFLRRKKAIGYPFLFVFTFISGMTTYPIVAHYLAAIGPNPVLVALAATTVVFTGLAVYATTTKRNLSFLGGMLMAALLALIAISIFSIFWPLSSNAMLAFSFIGVLVFSGYVLFDFNRMKHYGVSPEEVPLMALNLYLDFINLFINILRIFGILGSRD encoded by the coding sequence ATGTATGTACAGCATACCGCAAATAACAGTTATTTGCCTTCTGTTTTACGGGCGTTTGCCTTATCATTGGGGATTGCTTTTATCGGAACGATGGCGGGTGTTTTCATCCCTCCAGCCCTGTTTTTGCCGCTTATGATTCTTGAACTCGGAATGCTGCTTTTCGCTTTCTTCCTTCGCCGCAAAAAGGCCATTGGTTATCCATTCCTATTTGTATTTACATTTATTTCAGGGATGACGACTTATCCGATTGTTGCCCATTACCTGGCTGCCATTGGCCCGAACCCCGTACTGGTTGCACTTGCAGCGACAACGGTTGTATTCACAGGTTTGGCAGTTTACGCTACGACAACAAAGCGGAATTTATCTTTCCTTGGCGGCATGCTGATGGCCGCATTGCTTGCCCTTATTGCGATCTCTATTTTCAGCATCTTTTGGCCGCTAAGCTCTAACGCTATGCTGGCATTCTCCTTCATCGGAGTGCTGGTGTTCAGCGGATATGTGCTATTCGATTTCAACCGAATGAAGCATTATGGAGTGTCACCGGAAGAAGTTCCTTTGATGGCTCTTAACCTATACCTTGATTTTATCAACCTGTTCATCAACATTCTTCGCATTTTTGGAATTTTGGGGAGCAGGGACTAA
- a CDS encoding 5-formyltetrahydrofolate cyclo-ligase — translation MNTKKEIREYIWNFLEENKLGRFPFPLKNRIPNFKGAEKAAAFVFTMPEYKKAKVIKVNPDSPQLPVRTQILKDGKTLLVPTPRLKAGFIMVKPEWVPAGEERKAASLKHIHSYGKEVPLTELPKIDLFFAGSVGLHRDGRRVGKGEGYADREYAIIRELGNPEIPVIGTVNSAQVTEADIPRDPYDLTVDWIATEKELIRTNTPYPKPEGIQWDLVTEEQMAEMPVLRDIWEITKGKAAK, via the coding sequence ATGAATACGAAGAAAGAAATCCGTGAGTACATATGGAATTTTCTTGAGGAGAACAAGCTTGGCCGCTTTCCGTTTCCTTTAAAAAATAGAATCCCCAATTTCAAAGGAGCTGAAAAAGCGGCAGCATTTGTTTTTACTATGCCTGAGTATAAAAAGGCTAAGGTAATTAAGGTAAATCCTGATTCTCCGCAGCTGCCGGTCCGTACACAAATTTTAAAAGATGGAAAGACATTGCTGGTTCCAACTCCAAGGCTTAAAGCAGGGTTTATTATGGTAAAGCCGGAATGGGTGCCTGCCGGGGAGGAGCGAAAAGCAGCGAGTCTTAAGCATATCCACTCATATGGTAAAGAAGTTCCTCTTACAGAATTGCCGAAAATTGATTTGTTTTTTGCCGGATCAGTAGGTCTTCACCGGGATGGCCGGCGTGTCGGAAAAGGGGAGGGCTATGCTGACCGTGAATATGCGATAATCAGAGAACTCGGAAATCCCGAAATCCCTGTAATTGGAACAGTGAACAGCGCCCAGGTTACAGAGGCAGATATCCCGAGGGACCCATATGATTTGACTGTCGACTGGATTGCAACCGAAAAGGAACTGATCAGAACAAATACGCCATATCCAAAGCCTGAAGGCATTCAATGGGACCTAGTAACCGAGGAGCAAATGGCAGAGATGCCAGTATTGCGTGACATATGGGAGATTACAAAAGGAAAGGCAGCCAAGTAA
- a CDS encoding gluconate 2-dehydrogenase subunit 3 family protein, which produces MSEHEQKQESTMSRRRFIRNSGLVAGGLVGGGILGGLIGANMNKDGTATEENTHTNGHDQVAYQQSPLYFTNPEIFGILQAAVERIYPKDENGPGANDLDVPFFIDHQLAGSWGNNTREYMQGPFFPGSNFQGYQSPLKRHEVFDVGLVALQTYSNDKFNKPFAELEGEQQDEILTAFEEDKVKLRGVTSRTFFNILRAATIEGVYADPAYAGNKNMEGWKMKDFPGHQMSYINQIESEKFVEIKPNSLHSYTK; this is translated from the coding sequence ATGTCTGAACATGAACAAAAACAAGAATCAACCATGTCCCGGAGGAGATTCATCCGCAATTCCGGATTAGTTGCCGGCGGTTTGGTAGGAGGCGGCATTCTTGGAGGCTTAATTGGTGCAAACATGAATAAAGACGGTACAGCAACGGAAGAGAATACCCATACAAACGGGCATGATCAGGTTGCCTATCAGCAGTCACCTTTATATTTCACAAACCCTGAAATTTTCGGAATTCTGCAGGCGGCCGTTGAGAGAATTTATCCAAAGGATGAAAATGGCCCTGGCGCTAATGATTTGGATGTTCCATTTTTTATTGACCACCAGCTTGCGGGCTCATGGGGAAACAATACAAGGGAATATATGCAGGGCCCATTCTTCCCAGGCTCAAACTTTCAGGGTTACCAATCCCCTTTAAAACGGCATGAAGTCTTTGATGTCGGCCTTGTTGCCCTGCAGACCTACAGCAATGATAAGTTCAATAAGCCTTTCGCTGAACTGGAGGGTGAACAGCAGGATGAAATTCTTACAGCCTTTGAAGAAGACAAAGTAAAGCTCCGGGGTGTTACTTCCAGGACATTTTTTAATATTCTCCGGGCAGCAACCATTGAAGGCGTCTATGCAGATCCTGCCTATGCCGGAAACAAGAATATGGAAGGCTGGAAAATGAAAGACTTTCCTGGCCATCAGATGAGCTATATCAATCAAATTGAGTCTGAAAAATTTGTTGAAATTAAACCGAACAGTCTCCATTCATATACGAAATAG
- a CDS encoding GMC family oxidoreductase, with protein sequence MAKTLPKTDAVVVGVGWAGGIIAAELGKQGLKVVGLERGKERGVKDYYVVHDELRYGIRYELMQDLSKETITFRNHGKERSLPMRQLGSFLLGEGLGGSGVHWNGHTFRFLPYDFEIKSQTVKKYGEAKIKGLQVQDWGITYDELEPYFYEFEKAAGIGGEEGELGPKRANPFPNPPMKETPITTRFKEAAKSLGMKPYHMPSGNMSQAYENQYGAKLAPCQYCAFCERFGCEYGAKADPTVAVIPFAKETGNVDIRNFANVTEIIHDGKKATGVRYVDVQTKEEFIQPAEMVILTSYVMNNTRLLLTSKLGRPYNPDTGSGVIGKNYCYQILPGSAGFFDEEQFNTFMGAGALGATVDDYNGDNFDHSDLGFIHGGSISLNQSGYRPIQYNMVPTDTPKWGSKFKENSIKYFTRALSIGTQGASMPVQHNYMDLDPSYKDAYGLPLLRLTYDFTEQDKNLYNYIGKITDKIMKEMGPAKINDRQQLEHYDIVPYQTTHNTGGVIMGAEPETSAVNNYMQMWDAENVFVIGASAFPHNGGYNPTGTVGALAYRAAEGIIKYSKEGGLLA encoded by the coding sequence ATGGCTAAAACATTGCCAAAAACAGATGCAGTCGTTGTAGGAGTCGGATGGGCAGGCGGGATCATTGCGGCTGAACTTGGGAAACAGGGGTTAAAAGTAGTTGGCCTGGAACGGGGGAAAGAGCGTGGAGTCAAGGACTACTATGTTGTCCATGATGAACTTCGCTATGGAATCCGCTATGAATTAATGCAGGATCTTTCAAAAGAAACGATCACGTTCCGCAACCATGGGAAGGAAAGATCTCTTCCTATGCGTCAGCTTGGCTCCTTTTTGCTTGGTGAAGGCTTGGGAGGGTCCGGTGTCCACTGGAATGGGCATACTTTCCGCTTTTTGCCTTATGACTTTGAAATTAAATCACAGACAGTTAAAAAATATGGAGAAGCAAAGATTAAGGGTCTTCAAGTTCAGGATTGGGGCATTACATACGATGAATTGGAGCCTTATTTCTATGAATTTGAGAAAGCGGCAGGAATTGGCGGTGAAGAAGGTGAGCTGGGGCCAAAGAGAGCGAATCCGTTTCCAAATCCTCCAATGAAGGAAACACCCATTACAACGAGATTTAAAGAGGCCGCGAAATCATTGGGTATGAAACCTTACCATATGCCATCCGGCAATATGAGCCAGGCTTATGAAAACCAATATGGCGCCAAGCTGGCTCCTTGTCAGTACTGTGCATTCTGTGAACGTTTTGGCTGTGAATATGGAGCCAAGGCAGATCCGACCGTTGCCGTCATTCCCTTTGCCAAAGAAACTGGCAATGTGGATATCCGCAACTTTGCAAATGTAACAGAAATTATTCACGACGGCAAAAAAGCAACAGGAGTACGCTATGTGGATGTGCAAACGAAGGAAGAATTCATCCAGCCGGCAGAAATGGTTATCCTGACAAGCTATGTCATGAATAATACACGCCTGCTGCTGACATCCAAACTGGGACGGCCATACAATCCTGATACAGGATCAGGGGTTATCGGAAAGAATTATTGCTACCAGATCCTTCCCGGATCAGCTGGATTTTTTGATGAAGAACAATTTAATACATTCATGGGTGCCGGTGCTCTTGGTGCAACAGTGGATGATTACAATGGAGACAATTTTGACCACTCTGATCTTGGCTTTATCCATGGCGGCTCCATTTCCCTCAACCAATCAGGATATCGCCCGATTCAATATAATATGGTTCCGACTGATACACCGAAATGGGGAAGCAAGTTCAAGGAGAATTCCATTAAGTATTTCACAAGGGCTTTAAGCATTGGGACACAGGGAGCTTCCATGCCTGTACAGCACAATTATATGGACCTGGACCCTTCTTATAAAGATGCCTACGGACTTCCGCTGCTTCGTCTGACATATGATTTTACCGAGCAGGATAAGAATCTTTATAACTATATTGGAAAAATCACAGACAAAATCATGAAGGAGATGGGACCGGCAAAAATTAACGACCGGCAGCAGCTGGAGCACTATGACATCGTCCCTTATCAGACAACACACAATACCGGCGGAGTGATCATGGGGGCTGAGCCCGAAACATCAGCTGTAAATAACTATATGCAGATGTGGGATGCAGAAAATGTATTTGTCATTGGCGCATCCGCTTTCCCTCACAACGGAGGGTATAATCCGACAGGAACAGTTGGGGCACTCGCCTACCGTGCTGCTGAAGGAATCATCAAATACAGCAAAGAAGGCGGCCTTCTAGCATAA
- the tatA gene encoding twin-arginine translocase TatA/TatE family subunit, with product MGLSNIGIPGLIIILVITLIIFGPKKLPEIGSAFGRTLSEFKKSARDIMSDDDEPDSKTRSIETADRKDKPL from the coding sequence ATGGGGCTTTCAAATATAGGAATTCCCGGATTGATTATTATCCTGGTTATTACCTTAATTATCTTCGGGCCTAAAAAGCTTCCTGAGATCGGGTCTGCCTTTGGAAGGACCTTATCAGAATTCAAGAAATCAGCCAGAGATATTATGAGTGACGATGATGAACCCGATTCAAAAACACGCTCAATTGAAACGGCTGATCGGAAGGATAAACCGCTTTAA
- the tatC gene encoding twin-arginine translocase subunit TatC: protein MKTEEQTLVEHLTDLRKVLIRSLLFFIASFALCLFFINRLIPMLANDHELVMLGPLDVIKLYTGIAGSISLGLALPFISYQIWLFVKPALTEKESRVSLMFFPAILFSFIGGLCFGFFIIFPAIYQFLMLLGESHFAMMITAREYFSFLLMSTIPFGFLFEVPLLLLFLTTIGIVTPAMLSSMRKYAYLIMAVVSALITPPDLFSQILVLVPLIGLYEIGVILSKLKFKKSKAVQDSPSSEI from the coding sequence ATGAAAACGGAAGAACAAACCCTTGTAGAGCATTTAACGGATCTGAGAAAAGTGCTGATTCGATCACTGCTTTTCTTTATAGCCAGTTTTGCCCTATGTCTGTTTTTCATCAACAGACTGATACCCATGCTCGCAAATGATCATGAGCTTGTCATGCTTGGACCGCTGGATGTGATTAAGCTGTATACGGGAATTGCAGGAAGCATAAGCCTTGGACTTGCGCTTCCTTTTATCTCCTATCAGATTTGGCTATTTGTAAAGCCGGCATTAACGGAAAAAGAAAGCAGAGTATCCTTAATGTTTTTTCCGGCCATTCTCTTCAGCTTTATCGGCGGTCTTTGTTTCGGCTTTTTTATTATATTCCCTGCTATTTATCAGTTTTTAATGCTATTGGGTGAATCACATTTTGCGATGATGATCACTGCCAGGGAGTATTTTTCTTTTCTGCTGATGTCTACCATTCCTTTTGGTTTTCTGTTTGAAGTGCCTTTGCTGTTATTGTTTCTGACAACGATCGGCATTGTCACCCCAGCTATGCTCAGCTCGATGCGAAAATACGCTTATTTGATTATGGCTGTCGTATCAGCTCTTATTACACCGCCTGATTTATTTTCACAGATTCTTGTCCTTGTGCCCCTTATCGGGCTATATGAAATTGGAGTTATTTTATCAAAATTAAAATTCAAGAAATCGAAAGCTGTTCAGGACTCTCCATCCAGCGAGATTTAA
- a CDS encoding DUF3243 domain-containing protein, whose translation MNEQDHVIKQDGELDTKNIKNAMDKMSNERAEDILSSFDEFKSYLAERIELGKKLGLNEEQLAVTAEKVAGYLAENVEPKNREEQLLKELWKAGTDEERHKLAHMLVRLTEQA comes from the coding sequence ATGAATGAACAGGATCATGTAATCAAACAAGATGGTGAATTGGATACGAAAAATATCAAGAATGCAATGGACAAGATGTCGAATGAAAGAGCGGAAGATATTTTAAGCAGTTTCGATGAGTTTAAAAGCTATCTGGCTGAAAGAATTGAACTTGGCAAAAAGCTGGGATTAAATGAGGAACAGCTTGCGGTAACAGCGGAAAAAGTGGCTGGCTACCTGGCTGAAAATGTGGAGCCAAAAAACCGGGAAGAACAGCTTCTGAAAGAATTATGGAAAGCTGGCACTGATGAAGAAAGACATAAGCTGGCCCATATGCTTGTACGCCTGACAGAACAGGCCTAA
- a CDS encoding GNAT family protein produces the protein MKPLETSRLILRSLTLNDAPKVEEYASDYDVAKTTLNIPHPYPEGGAREFIASILEAERNGKIAIFSITKKEDNSLIGLINITGTNANRRAEIGYWIGKPFWGKGYGTEAARAVIKYGFEKLQHNRIYALAFTDNPGSWRIMEKSGMKHEGILRQHAMKDGRPVDLTYYAILREEYIG, from the coding sequence ATGAAACCCCTTGAAACCAGCCGCCTAATTCTTCGCAGCCTTACCCTTAACGATGCACCTAAGGTAGAAGAATATGCAAGCGATTATGATGTGGCCAAAACAACACTAAATATTCCCCATCCCTATCCTGAAGGGGGAGCAAGGGAGTTTATTGCAAGCATCCTGGAAGCAGAGAGAAACGGTAAAATTGCGATTTTCTCCATTACGAAAAAAGAGGATAATAGCTTAATAGGACTCATCAATATTACAGGAACTAATGCAAACAGAAGAGCAGAAATCGGCTATTGGATCGGCAAGCCGTTCTGGGGAAAAGGGTATGGTACAGAGGCAGCCAGGGCAGTTATTAAATATGGATTCGAAAAGCTGCAGCATAACCGCATTTATGCCCTTGCGTTTACAGACAATCCTGGATCATGGAGGATTATGGAGAAGTCAGGAATGAAGCATGAAGGAATTTTGCGTCAGCATGCGATGAAAGATGGCAGGCCGGTAGACCTGACTTATTATGCGATTTTACGGGAGGAATATATAGGGTAA